TCTGCCACGGCGAGGGTCATGGGCTTTTCGGTCAGCACATGAAGATGGCGCTCTAGAGCCGTTTTTATTAAGGGATAGTGAGTGGCGGCTGGGGTTGCGATCGCAACGGCCTCTAGCCCCGGCAGATCCATTGCCGCTCGCCAGTCAGTTAAGCCCTGCACACTATCTGGCAGCTCAAACTGATCCTGCAGCCGAGCTAGAGCCTCAGCTTGGGGGTCAATAACGGCCACTACCCTAGCCTCCGGCAGGGCCAGAAAATTTCGAACCAGATGCTCACCCCAGCGGCCCAGCCCAAAGATCGCCAGCCGAATGGGAGCCGTCATGGGGTTGCAGGTTGCGCCTGTTCCAGGTGCTGCTTGAGATCGGTATAGGCCTTTTGGGCAGCAGTTTGCTCTGCCTGCTTCATGGAAGCGCCTCGGCCACTGCCCCAGCACTGATCCATAAACCACACTTCCGAGGCAAAGCGCTCGGCATCGCCGTGGATATGGCTGACCTCCTGGGTTTGGTATTGGGGCAGCGTCTTAAAATGGGCTTGGGTCAGCTCCTGCAGGGCCGCTTTGTAGTTTTGCAGGGTGGGGTCTTGCCAAATCTGCTGGGCCAGTCGCTGCAGGTGGCTGTCGAGCCACACCCGAATCAGGCTAAGGTTGTGGCGCTCCAGATAAAGTACGCCCAGCACCGCCTCAAAAACGTCTGCCAGTCGGGAGCGCCGTCCGGCCTTGTCGCCCCAGGCGCTGCTAGACATTTGCAGGAAGGGTTCTAGACCTAGGTCATCAGCCAAGTCGGCCAAGGCCTGATCGCTTACCAGTCGCGATCGCACTGCCGCCAATTCTCCCACCGAGGCTTCAGGATAGGTCTCCATCAAAAACTCAGCTGCCGCCAGCCGCAGCGCCGCATCCCCCAAAAACTCCAGGTACTCATAGTTGGCCGAAGAAGACGCGGAGGAATGGGTAAAGGCCAGATCCAGCAGATGCCAGTTAACGGTGGTTTTATCAGGCAGTCCCAGCCGTTGCAGGCAGCGCTGCAGCTGTCTTTGGCGAGCAGGATCGGGCAGATCGGTCATAGTCGTGTCAATCAAAAAGTGGGGAAAGAGCCGGACATAAGCCGGGTTCTGTTCTCCTGACGGAGGGCGGTTATCTATCTGGGACGGCTGTTACCAGCCGCCTCTTGCGGTTCTCTTTAGCGGAGCTGGAAAAAGACCAACCATCGCCCCTGCGACCTTGCTCCCAACCGGGGTTTACCGAGCCAGCACCTCTCGATGCTGCTGGTGCGCTCTTACCGCACCCTTGCACCCTTACCTGTAAAAGACCAGAAACCAGAGACTCAGGACAAGGTTTCCCTTCTATCCGCTGCCTTCTGCCCTCTGCCTTCCCATCGGCGGTATGTTTCTGTGGCACTCTCCTCACGGTCACCCGCACTGGGCGTTACCCAGCAAGTCTGGTCTTTGGGGAGCCCGGACTTTCCTCAGACGGGCCTAAACCCGCCCGCAACTGCCTGCGCCAACTCTTTCCTTAGCTCTTAGTCTAGTCGAGATGGCTCCCCCTGACGTGATCTTGCAGACAGAATCTTGTAGTCGGAGTTGACCGGTTAATCACTCAAGATTCAGCGAAGTTTGCCGTCCACCTTTCGGTTGGTATTCTCGTCGCGTCGGCTCAATATCCAGCGAAATAGCGGAATTGCGGGCTGGTCTGGCAGCACACCAATTTCAAAGCGAAACGGCAGCAGCAGCCGAATCACCGGCTGGTTAAGAGAGACCATTGGTTGAATACCAATTAGCAGCTCTAGAGCGTAGGTTCGCAGGGGTGGCGGCAAGGCCAGAACCTTACCGAGATTAACCAGTGGAGCAGTCGGCTGCAGGAGCTGAGTGTCAGGGCTGCGGCCAAAGGAATCTTCACTGGTGACGGTGGCGCTGAAAGACTGGCGAGGGTTGATCACGCTGTGCACCTGAGCCTGCACCAGATCCATCCGCATACCCGGAGTTTGGCGAATGACGCGACGGCCCAGGTTGTTGTGTAGGCTGAGGCTGCTGCTATCCCAGTCCACAATGACCTGAGCGGCGGGAACGGTGTTGACGATCTGCACTGTCAAGCCACCAATGGGTGGCTCAATGGGCCGGGTGCCCTGGGGTGAAACCTGAACGGCAATAGTGCCTTCCACCACCTCATCCTGCACCTGAATCGGTATTGTCAGACTCAGGCAAGCGGCCCGATTGAGCGGCATCGGCCCGGCATCTAGGATCTCCACCGGCAAATCTTCATAGCCCTGCTGCTGCAGCTGGTTTGCCACCGAACTCTGCAGCAGCTCTCGATCCAGCTGAATTACGATCTGGTCTTCTAGCTGGGCCTCGACAGACAGGGCCATCTTATAGACCACGTAGGAGACGACAATGAAGTAAATGGTCAGAAGTAGGATGTCAATTTCCATGCCAGTTCCCGCCTGCGCCCCTCATCATATCGCTGAACCCAGAGCTTGAATAATTTTCAGCGGCAGAGTGGCATTACAAAGCGTGGCATGGGACTACGGCCAATAAAAAAGGGATGCCTTTGACAGGCATCCCTTGAAGCTTTTACCTAGCCTTAGCCCAGCAGAGCCTTGGCGCGGTCAACAACGTTGTCTACGGTATAGCCAAACTTCTCCATGACGATGCCGCCGGGAGCAGAAACACCAAAGCGATCAACGCTAATGCTGTCGCCTTCAGAGCCGACATAACGGCACCAGCCGAAGCTGCTGGCTGCTTCTACCGCCAGACGCCTGGTTACGGCCTTGGGCAGTACAGACTCCCGGTAGGCAGCATCTTGAGCATCAAACAGCTCCCAGGAGGGCATGGATACCACTCGCACCTGCTTGCCTTCAGCCCGCAGCTTAACAGCCGCCTCAACGCAAAGGAAGACTTCGCTGCCGGTGCCGATCAGAATCAGGTCGGGCGTGCCTTCGCTATCGGAGAGGATGTAAGCTCCCTTGGCAACCGCATCAATGGAAGATCCTTCCAGCTGCGGCAGGTTTTGGCGGCTCAGGGCCAGCAGGGTCGGGATTTTGCGGTTTTCAACGGCTACCTTGTAGGCTCCGGAGGTTTCGTTGCCGTCGGCAGGGCGAATCACCACTAGGTTAGGAATGACCCGCAGGGAGGCAATGGTCTCGACTGGCTGGTGGGTAGGGCCATCTTCGCCCAGACCGATGGAGTCGTGGGTCATGACGTAGATGACGCCTGCGCCAGCTAGAGCCGAGAGACGGATGGGGGCGCGCATGTAGTCAGCAAACACCAGGAAGGTGGCGCAGTAGGGCACCAAACCCGAGTTGTGCAGGGCAATGCCGTTGCAGATTGCGCCCATGCCGTGCTCCCGCACACCAAAGCGCAGGTTGCGGTTTTCGTACTGCCCCTTCAAGAAGCTGCCGGAGATTTTCAGCTCGGTCAGGTTGGAGTGGGTCAGGTCAGCGGAACCCCCAATCAGCTCAGGCAGCACCGGAGCTAGGGCATTGAGGGTCATCTCGGAGGTTTTGCGAGTAGCAATGGCCTTGTCGCCAGGGCTGTAGGTAGGCAGCGCGTCGGCCCAGCCCTCGGGCAGCTTGCCTGAGATCATTCGCTCTAGCTCAGCGGCTTCGGCGGCATACTGGGTGCGGTAGGTGGCGAAGGTTTCTTCCCACTCGGCCTCTAGGCTAGCGCCGCGCTCTATAGCTTGGCGCATGTGGTTGAGGGCATCTTCGGGCACTTCAAAGTCGCCGTAGGTCCAGCCTAGGTTTTCGCGGGTGGCTTGGATTTCGTCGCTCCCCAAAGCAGCTCCGTGTACCCCAGCAGTGTTTTGCTTGTTGGGGGAACCGTAGCCGATGGTGGTGGTGACTTTGATCATTGTGGGCTTGTCGGTGACCGACTTGGCCTCTTCGATGGCTTTTGCGATCGCATCCAAATCCGTATTGCCATTCTCCACGTGCAGCACGTGCCAGCCATAGGCTTCAAAGCGCTTGCTGACGTCTTCGGTGAAGGAAATATCGGTAGAGCCGTCAATAGAGATGTGGTTGTCGTCGTAGAGCGCGATCAGCTTGCCTAGGCCCAGGTGTCCTGCCAGGGAGCAGGCTTCGCCAGACACCCCTTCCATGTTGCAGCCATCGCCTAGGATGACGTAGGTGTAGTGGTCAACCACGGTGCAGTCAGGCTTGTTAAAGCGAGCGGCCAGGTGCGCCTCGGCCATCGCCAGACCCACACCATTGGCAATGCCCTGACCCAGCGGGCCAGTGGTCACTTCAATGCCAAGGGTCTCGAAGTTCTCGGGGTGGCCCGGCGTGCGAGAGCCCCACTGGCGGAACTGCTTGATGTCATCGAGCGTCACGCTGTCATAGCCGGTCAGATACAGCAGAGCATACTGCAGCATGCAGCCATGTCCGGCAGAGAGGACAAAGCGATCGCGGTTGAACCAGGCAGGGTTCTTGGGGTTAAACCGCATAAACTTGTCCCACAGGACAAACGCCATAGGCGCTGCGCCCATCGGCAGACCAGGGTGGCCCGATTTAGCTTTCTCAACGGCAGCAATCGCCAGAAAGCGGATGGAGTTGATACAAAGCTCTTCCAGTGTTTGGGTTGCGACAGCCATAGTTTCCACAGCTCAACGACGGTTTACCAGGGGCCAGCCCGGACAAGAAGCCCAGAGATTAGCCATCAACAGAAATTTCTACCCCGTTGCCCTAGAAAAGGCTGGGGAATACGTAAAAAATCAAGCTTTTCACGAAGGAGCAGTCAGAAGACCCTAAGAGCACTCTAACCCCTCCCCCGAGAAAATCTTGAAGTTTAATAAAGCTCACTTAATGAGTCATTATACCTATGAACCTGTAGCCTCAATTACGGTATTTCTGGAAAACCAGCG
The window above is part of the Pseudanabaena sp. FACHB-2040 genome. Proteins encoded here:
- the rnc gene encoding ribonuclease III, which produces MTDLPDPARQRQLQRCLQRLGLPDKTTVNWHLLDLAFTHSSASSSANYEYLEFLGDAALRLAAAEFLMETYPEASVGELAAVRSRLVSDQALADLADDLGLEPFLQMSSSAWGDKAGRRSRLADVFEAVLGVLYLERHNLSLIRVWLDSHLQRLAQQIWQDPTLQNYKAALQELTQAHFKTLPQYQTQEVSHIHGDAERFASEVWFMDQCWGSGRGASMKQAEQTAAQKAYTDLKQHLEQAQPATP
- the tkt gene encoding transketolase translates to MAVATQTLEELCINSIRFLAIAAVEKAKSGHPGLPMGAAPMAFVLWDKFMRFNPKNPAWFNRDRFVLSAGHGCMLQYALLYLTGYDSVTLDDIKQFRQWGSRTPGHPENFETLGIEVTTGPLGQGIANGVGLAMAEAHLAARFNKPDCTVVDHYTYVILGDGCNMEGVSGEACSLAGHLGLGKLIALYDDNHISIDGSTDISFTEDVSKRFEAYGWHVLHVENGNTDLDAIAKAIEEAKSVTDKPTMIKVTTTIGYGSPNKQNTAGVHGAALGSDEIQATRENLGWTYGDFEVPEDALNHMRQAIERGASLEAEWEETFATYRTQYAAEAAELERMISGKLPEGWADALPTYSPGDKAIATRKTSEMTLNALAPVLPELIGGSADLTHSNLTELKISGSFLKGQYENRNLRFGVREHGMGAICNGIALHNSGLVPYCATFLVFADYMRAPIRLSALAGAGVIYVMTHDSIGLGEDGPTHQPVETIASLRVIPNLVVIRPADGNETSGAYKVAVENRKIPTLLALSRQNLPQLEGSSIDAVAKGAYILSDSEGTPDLILIGTGSEVFLCVEAAVKLRAEGKQVRVVSMPSWELFDAQDAAYRESVLPKAVTRRLAVEAASSFGWCRYVGSEGDSISVDRFGVSAPGGIVMEKFGYTVDNVVDRAKALLG